One window of the Ananas comosus cultivar F153 linkage group 21, ASM154086v1, whole genome shotgun sequence genome contains the following:
- the LOC109726139 gene encoding F-box/kelch-repeat protein At3g27150-like isoform X1 codes for MRLEEAKRNTEKDLMSKDEERQGVCDKEGNSNIHRKNGTSRGLMQIEIPSECGGSGLVNGSGTFIPRDGDSSRPNDVDNSYLPSLDDEVAVRILARVPRSQFQNLRLVNRRYNSLIMSSELYNMRENIGITDPKVLLLASGELRWWCYEPYTGSHRELPILPSDICFSSSDKETLCVGNHLLVSGKEIEDPAIWRYELESDRWFHGPRMINPRFLFASANCGNVACVAGGISLGAGLSILNTAEKYDPKTKSWEPLPRMNRRRKLCSGFCMDRKFYVIGGQNENGDNLACGECYDFTRNAWELIPGMAEDFSSGSSQSPPLVAVVNNELYSLEASSNQLKVYLKNSNTWKELGKVPVRADIRKGWGVAFKSLGDELLIIGCVEETKTGQGMTVCTCVPNPDLDFVRWCVLQSGTDKWCSFILNCAIMMA; via the exons ATGCGGTTGGAAGAAGCTAAAAGG AATACTGAGAAGGATCTGATGTCGAAGGACGAGGAGCGGCAAGGTGTTTGTGATAAGGAAGGCAATTCAAACATTCATAGGAAGAACGGTACAAGTAGAGGTTTAATGCAAATTGAAATTCCAAGTGAATGTGGAGGATCCGGCCTTGTGAATGGAAGTGGAACTTTCATTCCGAGAGATGGGGATTCATCGAGACCCAATGATGTGGATAACTCTTATTTGCCCTCCCTAGACGATGAAGTCGCAGTTCGTATCTTGGCTAGGGTTCCAAGATCGCAGTTTCAGAACCTCCGCTTGGTGAACAGGCGATACAATTCGCTGATCATGAGCAGTGAGCTCTACAACATGAGAGAGAATATTGGCATAACGGACCCAAAAGTTCTCTTGCTAGCGAGCGGTGAGCTTCGCTGGTGGTGTTACGAACCCTACACCGGATCCCATCGGGAGCTCCCGATACTGCCGTCTGACATTTGCTTCTCGTCCTCCGACAAGGAAACTCTGTGTGTGGGGAACCACCTTCTCGTCTCAGGAAAAGAGATTGAGGACCCAGCTATCTGGAGGTATGAGCTCGAGTCAGACCGTTGGTTCCATGGTCCTAGGATGATCAACCCAAGATTCCTGTTCGCATCTGCAAACTGCGGTAATGTTGCCTGTGTCGCAGGAGGCATTAGTTTGGGTGCTGGTCTCAGCATCTTGAACACTGCTGAGAAGTATGATCCTAAGACCAAGTCCTGGGAACCGCTCCCTCGCATGAACAGGCGAAGGAAGCTTTGCTCGGGCTTTTGTATGGATCGTAAATTCTACGTGATTGGGGGGCAAAATGAAAACGGCGACAATCTTGCTTGTGGGGAATGTTATGATTTCACACGGAATGCGTGGGAGCTAATCCCTGGTATGGCTGAGGACTTCTCGAGCGGCTCCTCTCAGTCCCCTCCTCTTGTGGCGGTAGTGAACAATGAGTTGTATTCTCTCGAGGCCTCGTCTAACCAACTCAAGGTGTACCTGAAGAACAGCAATACATGGAAGGAGTTGGGCAAGGTGCCGGTAAGGGCTGACATCAGAAAGGGGTGGGGAGTGGCCTTCAAGTCCTTAGGCGATGAGTTACTTATCATCGGTTGTGTAGAGGAAACAAAAACCGGACAAGGGATGACAGTATGTACTTGCGTTCCTAATCCCGATTTAGATTTCGTTCGATGGTGTGTCCTTCAGAGTGGCACTGATAAGTGGTGCTCGTTTATTCTGAACTGTGCTATAATGATGGCTTGA
- the LOC109726139 gene encoding F-box/kelch-repeat protein At3g27150-like isoform X2, producing MSKDEERQGVCDKEGNSNIHRKNGTSRGLMQIEIPSECGGSGLVNGSGTFIPRDGDSSRPNDVDNSYLPSLDDEVAVRILARVPRSQFQNLRLVNRRYNSLIMSSELYNMRENIGITDPKVLLLASGELRWWCYEPYTGSHRELPILPSDICFSSSDKETLCVGNHLLVSGKEIEDPAIWRYELESDRWFHGPRMINPRFLFASANCGNVACVAGGISLGAGLSILNTAEKYDPKTKSWEPLPRMNRRRKLCSGFCMDRKFYVIGGQNENGDNLACGECYDFTRNAWELIPGMAEDFSSGSSQSPPLVAVVNNELYSLEASSNQLKVYLKNSNTWKELGKVPVRADIRKGWGVAFKSLGDELLIIGCVEETKTGQGMTVCTCVPNPDLDFVRWCVLQSGTDKWCSFILNCAIMMA from the coding sequence ATGTCGAAGGACGAGGAGCGGCAAGGTGTTTGTGATAAGGAAGGCAATTCAAACATTCATAGGAAGAACGGTACAAGTAGAGGTTTAATGCAAATTGAAATTCCAAGTGAATGTGGAGGATCCGGCCTTGTGAATGGAAGTGGAACTTTCATTCCGAGAGATGGGGATTCATCGAGACCCAATGATGTGGATAACTCTTATTTGCCCTCCCTAGACGATGAAGTCGCAGTTCGTATCTTGGCTAGGGTTCCAAGATCGCAGTTTCAGAACCTCCGCTTGGTGAACAGGCGATACAATTCGCTGATCATGAGCAGTGAGCTCTACAACATGAGAGAGAATATTGGCATAACGGACCCAAAAGTTCTCTTGCTAGCGAGCGGTGAGCTTCGCTGGTGGTGTTACGAACCCTACACCGGATCCCATCGGGAGCTCCCGATACTGCCGTCTGACATTTGCTTCTCGTCCTCCGACAAGGAAACTCTGTGTGTGGGGAACCACCTTCTCGTCTCAGGAAAAGAGATTGAGGACCCAGCTATCTGGAGGTATGAGCTCGAGTCAGACCGTTGGTTCCATGGTCCTAGGATGATCAACCCAAGATTCCTGTTCGCATCTGCAAACTGCGGTAATGTTGCCTGTGTCGCAGGAGGCATTAGTTTGGGTGCTGGTCTCAGCATCTTGAACACTGCTGAGAAGTATGATCCTAAGACCAAGTCCTGGGAACCGCTCCCTCGCATGAACAGGCGAAGGAAGCTTTGCTCGGGCTTTTGTATGGATCGTAAATTCTACGTGATTGGGGGGCAAAATGAAAACGGCGACAATCTTGCTTGTGGGGAATGTTATGATTTCACACGGAATGCGTGGGAGCTAATCCCTGGTATGGCTGAGGACTTCTCGAGCGGCTCCTCTCAGTCCCCTCCTCTTGTGGCGGTAGTGAACAATGAGTTGTATTCTCTCGAGGCCTCGTCTAACCAACTCAAGGTGTACCTGAAGAACAGCAATACATGGAAGGAGTTGGGCAAGGTGCCGGTAAGGGCTGACATCAGAAAGGGGTGGGGAGTGGCCTTCAAGTCCTTAGGCGATGAGTTACTTATCATCGGTTGTGTAGAGGAAACAAAAACCGGACAAGGGATGACAGTATGTACTTGCGTTCCTAATCCCGATTTAGATTTCGTTCGATGGTGTGTCCTTCAGAGTGGCACTGATAAGTGGTGCTCGTTTATTCTGAACTGTGCTATAATGATGGCTTGA